From Coffea arabica cultivar ET-39 chromosome 2e, Coffea Arabica ET-39 HiFi, whole genome shotgun sequence, the proteins below share one genomic window:
- the LOC113732579 gene encoding protein ZINC INDUCED FACILITATOR 1-like isoform X3 produces MANNGLQETLLKKQYHENCPGCVVDEMKERQEGVPIKKLLTMGTIVLSAGRALTSFSLSLVASSALPIASLYPFLYFMIRDFHIAKREEDINFYAGYVGASYMLGRTLTSIFWGVVADRYGRKPVIFTGVIAIFVFNTLFGLSLNFWMAIGTRFLLGALNGLLGPMKAYASEICHHKYQAVALSSISASWAIGLITGPALGGFLAQPAEKYPATFSPNSIFGRFPYFLPCLCISLFALIGAICCFWLPETLHMHPCNSSPSESYDALEAALPKFNWKTETKDGRETASAKSLLKNWPLMSSIIVYCIFSLHDMAYSEICSLWAESPRKFGGLSYSTQSVGEILTITGCGLLVFQLFLYPFVEKMLGPINIARISGILSIPLLTSYPYIAMLSGIALAVVLNCAILLKSVLSEQHQRGAANGIAMTAMSLFKAVGPAGGGAILSWAQKRQHAAFFPGVHLVFFILNVIEAIGVLMTFKPFLADWSQYESQN; encoded by the exons atgGCAAACAATGGGCTCCAAGAAACACTGCTGAAGAAACAGTACCATGAGAACTGCCCTGGTTGTGTGGTGGATGAGATGAAGGAGAGGCAGGAAGGTGTGCCCATCAAGAAGCTTTTAACCATGGGGACCATTGTGCTATCTGCAG GTCGTGCTCTGACATCTTTTTCTCTGTCTTTGGTTGCTTCCTCAGCACTACCAATTGCATCTCTTTAtccatttctttattttatg ATAAGAGATTTCCATATTGCAAAGAGGGAGGAAGATATCAATTTTTATGCAGGCTATGTTG GTGCCTCATATATGCTTGGAAGAACTCTGACTTCCATATTTTGGGGAGTAGTGGCTGATCGATATGGTCGAAAACCTGTCATATTCACAGGGGTTATCGCTAT ATTTGTTTTCAATACTCTATTCGGTCTTAGTTTGAACTTCTGGATGGCAATTGGTACAAGGTTTCTGCTTGGTGCATTGAACGGTTTACTCGGACCAATGAAG GCATATGCAAGTGAGATTTGCCATCACAAGTATCAAGCTGTGGCACTCTCCTCT ATCAGTGCATCGTGGGCCATAGGTTTGATCACTGGCCCAGCTTTGGGAGGTTTTCTTGCACAG CCCGCAGAAAAATATCCTGCCACATTTTCTCCAAATTCTATCTTTGGCAG atTTCCATACTTCCTGCCGTGCCTTTGCATATCGCTCTTTGCATTAATTGGGGCAATTTGTTGTTTTTGGCTACCG GAGACGTTGCATATGCACCCTTGTAATAGTTCACCTTCTGAATCATATGATGCTTTGGAGGCTGCACTACCAAAATTCAACTGGAAAACAGAAACAAAAGATGGAAGAGAAACTGCTTCTGCAAAAAGTCTCTTGAAGAATTGGCCATTAATGTCATCCATaatagtatattgcattttctCCCTTCATGATATGGCTTATTCAGAG ATATGTTCATTATGGGCAGAAAGCCCCAGGAAGTTTGGAGGTTTAAGTTATTCAACTCAAAGTGTTGGTGAAATTCTAACAATTACAG GATGTGGACTTTTAGTTTTCCAACTATTTTTGTATCCATTTGTGGAGAAGATGCTCGGCCCAATTAACATTGCTCGAATTTCAGGA ATATTGTCAATACCTCTGCTGACAAGCTACCCCTATATAGCGATGCTATCTGGAATTGCCCTTGCAGTTGTCCTCAATTGTGCAATACTGTTGAAAAGCGTCTTATCT GAACAACACCAAAGAGGTGCTGCTAATGGCATTGCCATGACAGCAATGTCATTGTTCAAAGCTGTAGGTCCAGCTGGTGGAGGTGCAAT CCTTTCTTGGGCACAAAAGCGTCAGCATGCTGCCTTCTTTCCAG GTGTACACTTAGTCTTCTTCATCTTGAATGTAATTGAGGCAATCGGAGTATTGATGACCTTCAAACCATTTTTAGCTGACTGGAGTCAATATGAGTCGCAGAATTGA
- the LOC113732579 gene encoding protein ZINC INDUCED FACILITATOR-LIKE 1-like isoform X5, producing MANNGLQETLLKKQYHENCPGCVVDEMKERQEGVPIKKLLTMGTIVLSAGRALTSFSLSLVASSALPIASLYPFLYFMIRDFHIAKREEDINFYAGYVGASYMLGRTLTSIFWGVVADRYGRKPVIFTGVIAIFVFNTLFGLSLNFWMAIGTRFLLGALNGLLGPMKAYASEICHHKYQAVALSSPAEKYPATFSPNSIFGRFPYFLPCLCISLFALIGAICCFWLPETLHMHPCNSSPSESYDALEAALPKFNWKTETKDGRETASAKSLLKNWPLMSSIIVYCIFSLHDMAYSEICSLWAESPRKFGGLSYSTQSVGEILTITGCGLLVFQLFLYPFVEKMLGPINIARISGILSIPLLTSYPYIAMLSGIALAVVLNCAILLKSVLSTSIITGLFILQNNAVEQHQRGAANGIAMTAMSLFKAVGPAGGGAILSWAQKRQHAAFFPGVHLVFFILNVIEAIGVLMTFKPFLADWSQYESQN from the exons atgGCAAACAATGGGCTCCAAGAAACACTGCTGAAGAAACAGTACCATGAGAACTGCCCTGGTTGTGTGGTGGATGAGATGAAGGAGAGGCAGGAAGGTGTGCCCATCAAGAAGCTTTTAACCATGGGGACCATTGTGCTATCTGCAG GTCGTGCTCTGACATCTTTTTCTCTGTCTTTGGTTGCTTCCTCAGCACTACCAATTGCATCTCTTTAtccatttctttattttatg ATAAGAGATTTCCATATTGCAAAGAGGGAGGAAGATATCAATTTTTATGCAGGCTATGTTG GTGCCTCATATATGCTTGGAAGAACTCTGACTTCCATATTTTGGGGAGTAGTGGCTGATCGATATGGTCGAAAACCTGTCATATTCACAGGGGTTATCGCTAT ATTTGTTTTCAATACTCTATTCGGTCTTAGTTTGAACTTCTGGATGGCAATTGGTACAAGGTTTCTGCTTGGTGCATTGAACGGTTTACTCGGACCAATGAAG GCATATGCAAGTGAGATTTGCCATCACAAGTATCAAGCTGTGGCACTCTCCTCT CCCGCAGAAAAATATCCTGCCACATTTTCTCCAAATTCTATCTTTGGCAG atTTCCATACTTCCTGCCGTGCCTTTGCATATCGCTCTTTGCATTAATTGGGGCAATTTGTTGTTTTTGGCTACCG GAGACGTTGCATATGCACCCTTGTAATAGTTCACCTTCTGAATCATATGATGCTTTGGAGGCTGCACTACCAAAATTCAACTGGAAAACAGAAACAAAAGATGGAAGAGAAACTGCTTCTGCAAAAAGTCTCTTGAAGAATTGGCCATTAATGTCATCCATaatagtatattgcattttctCCCTTCATGATATGGCTTATTCAGAG ATATGTTCATTATGGGCAGAAAGCCCCAGGAAGTTTGGAGGTTTAAGTTATTCAACTCAAAGTGTTGGTGAAATTCTAACAATTACAG GATGTGGACTTTTAGTTTTCCAACTATTTTTGTATCCATTTGTGGAGAAGATGCTCGGCCCAATTAACATTGCTCGAATTTCAGGA ATATTGTCAATACCTCTGCTGACAAGCTACCCCTATATAGCGATGCTATCTGGAATTGCCCTTGCAGTTGTCCTCAATTGTGCAATACTGTTGAAAAGCGTCTTATCT ACCTCCATTATCACTGGTTTGTTCATACTTCAGAATAATGCTGTG GAACAACACCAAAGAGGTGCTGCTAATGGCATTGCCATGACAGCAATGTCATTGTTCAAAGCTGTAGGTCCAGCTGGTGGAGGTGCAAT CCTTTCTTGGGCACAAAAGCGTCAGCATGCTGCCTTCTTTCCAG GTGTACACTTAGTCTTCTTCATCTTGAATGTAATTGAGGCAATCGGAGTATTGATGACCTTCAAACCATTTTTAGCTGACTGGAGTCAATATGAGTCGCAGAATTGA
- the LOC113732579 gene encoding protein ZINC INDUCED FACILITATOR-LIKE 1-like isoform X1: MANNGLQETLLKKQYHENCPGCVVDEMKERQEGVPIKKLLTMGTIVLSAGRALTSFSLSLVASSALPIASLYPFLYFMIRDFHIAKREEDINFYAGYVGASYMLGRTLTSIFWGVVADRYGRKPVIFTGVIAIFVFNTLFGLSLNFWMAIGTRFLLGALNGLLGPMKAYASEICHHKYQAVALSSISASWAIGLITGPALGGFLAQPAEKYPATFSPNSIFGRFPYFLPCLCISLFALIGAICCFWLPETLHMHPCNSSPSESYDALEAALPKFNWKTETKDGRETASAKSLLKNWPLMSSIIVYCIFSLHDMAYSEICSLWAESPRKFGGLSYSTQSVGEILTITGCGLLVFQLFLYPFVEKMLGPINIARISGILSIPLLTSYPYIAMLSGIALAVVLNCAILLKSVLSTSIITGLFILQNNAVEQHQRGAANGIAMTAMSLFKAVGPAGGGAILSWAQKRQHAAFFPGVHLVFFILNVIEAIGVLMTFKPFLADWSQYESQN, from the exons atgGCAAACAATGGGCTCCAAGAAACACTGCTGAAGAAACAGTACCATGAGAACTGCCCTGGTTGTGTGGTGGATGAGATGAAGGAGAGGCAGGAAGGTGTGCCCATCAAGAAGCTTTTAACCATGGGGACCATTGTGCTATCTGCAG GTCGTGCTCTGACATCTTTTTCTCTGTCTTTGGTTGCTTCCTCAGCACTACCAATTGCATCTCTTTAtccatttctttattttatg ATAAGAGATTTCCATATTGCAAAGAGGGAGGAAGATATCAATTTTTATGCAGGCTATGTTG GTGCCTCATATATGCTTGGAAGAACTCTGACTTCCATATTTTGGGGAGTAGTGGCTGATCGATATGGTCGAAAACCTGTCATATTCACAGGGGTTATCGCTAT ATTTGTTTTCAATACTCTATTCGGTCTTAGTTTGAACTTCTGGATGGCAATTGGTACAAGGTTTCTGCTTGGTGCATTGAACGGTTTACTCGGACCAATGAAG GCATATGCAAGTGAGATTTGCCATCACAAGTATCAAGCTGTGGCACTCTCCTCT ATCAGTGCATCGTGGGCCATAGGTTTGATCACTGGCCCAGCTTTGGGAGGTTTTCTTGCACAG CCCGCAGAAAAATATCCTGCCACATTTTCTCCAAATTCTATCTTTGGCAG atTTCCATACTTCCTGCCGTGCCTTTGCATATCGCTCTTTGCATTAATTGGGGCAATTTGTTGTTTTTGGCTACCG GAGACGTTGCATATGCACCCTTGTAATAGTTCACCTTCTGAATCATATGATGCTTTGGAGGCTGCACTACCAAAATTCAACTGGAAAACAGAAACAAAAGATGGAAGAGAAACTGCTTCTGCAAAAAGTCTCTTGAAGAATTGGCCATTAATGTCATCCATaatagtatattgcattttctCCCTTCATGATATGGCTTATTCAGAG ATATGTTCATTATGGGCAGAAAGCCCCAGGAAGTTTGGAGGTTTAAGTTATTCAACTCAAAGTGTTGGTGAAATTCTAACAATTACAG GATGTGGACTTTTAGTTTTCCAACTATTTTTGTATCCATTTGTGGAGAAGATGCTCGGCCCAATTAACATTGCTCGAATTTCAGGA ATATTGTCAATACCTCTGCTGACAAGCTACCCCTATATAGCGATGCTATCTGGAATTGCCCTTGCAGTTGTCCTCAATTGTGCAATACTGTTGAAAAGCGTCTTATCT ACCTCCATTATCACTGGTTTGTTCATACTTCAGAATAATGCTGTG GAACAACACCAAAGAGGTGCTGCTAATGGCATTGCCATGACAGCAATGTCATTGTTCAAAGCTGTAGGTCCAGCTGGTGGAGGTGCAAT CCTTTCTTGGGCACAAAAGCGTCAGCATGCTGCCTTCTTTCCAG GTGTACACTTAGTCTTCTTCATCTTGAATGTAATTGAGGCAATCGGAGTATTGATGACCTTCAAACCATTTTTAGCTGACTGGAGTCAATATGAGTCGCAGAATTGA
- the LOC113732579 gene encoding protein ZINC INDUCED FACILITATOR 1-like isoform X4 — protein MANNGLQETLLKKQYHENCPGCVVDEMKERQEGVPIKKLLTMGTIVLSAGRALTSFSLSLVASSALPIASLYPFLYFMIRDFHIAKREEDINFYAGYVGASYMLGRTLTSIFWGVVADRYGRKPVIFTGVIAIFVFNTLFGLSLNFWMAIGTRFLLGALNGLLGPMKAYASEICHHKYQAVALSSISASWAIGLITGPALGGFLAQPAEKYPATFSPNSIFGRFPYFLPCLCISLFALIGAICCFWLPETLHMHPCNSSPSESYDALEAALPKFNWKTETKDGRETASAKSLLKNWPLMSSIIVYCIFSLHDMAYSEICSLWAESPRKFGGLSYSTQSVGEILTITGCGLLVFQLFLYPFVEKMLGPINIARISGILSIPLLTSYPYIAMLSGIALAVVLNCAILLKSVLSTSIITGLFILQNNAVEQHQRGAANGIAMTAMSLFKAVGPAGGGAILSWAQKRQHAAFFPDFRNLLNQKQQPYGC, from the exons atgGCAAACAATGGGCTCCAAGAAACACTGCTGAAGAAACAGTACCATGAGAACTGCCCTGGTTGTGTGGTGGATGAGATGAAGGAGAGGCAGGAAGGTGTGCCCATCAAGAAGCTTTTAACCATGGGGACCATTGTGCTATCTGCAG GTCGTGCTCTGACATCTTTTTCTCTGTCTTTGGTTGCTTCCTCAGCACTACCAATTGCATCTCTTTAtccatttctttattttatg ATAAGAGATTTCCATATTGCAAAGAGGGAGGAAGATATCAATTTTTATGCAGGCTATGTTG GTGCCTCATATATGCTTGGAAGAACTCTGACTTCCATATTTTGGGGAGTAGTGGCTGATCGATATGGTCGAAAACCTGTCATATTCACAGGGGTTATCGCTAT ATTTGTTTTCAATACTCTATTCGGTCTTAGTTTGAACTTCTGGATGGCAATTGGTACAAGGTTTCTGCTTGGTGCATTGAACGGTTTACTCGGACCAATGAAG GCATATGCAAGTGAGATTTGCCATCACAAGTATCAAGCTGTGGCACTCTCCTCT ATCAGTGCATCGTGGGCCATAGGTTTGATCACTGGCCCAGCTTTGGGAGGTTTTCTTGCACAG CCCGCAGAAAAATATCCTGCCACATTTTCTCCAAATTCTATCTTTGGCAG atTTCCATACTTCCTGCCGTGCCTTTGCATATCGCTCTTTGCATTAATTGGGGCAATTTGTTGTTTTTGGCTACCG GAGACGTTGCATATGCACCCTTGTAATAGTTCACCTTCTGAATCATATGATGCTTTGGAGGCTGCACTACCAAAATTCAACTGGAAAACAGAAACAAAAGATGGAAGAGAAACTGCTTCTGCAAAAAGTCTCTTGAAGAATTGGCCATTAATGTCATCCATaatagtatattgcattttctCCCTTCATGATATGGCTTATTCAGAG ATATGTTCATTATGGGCAGAAAGCCCCAGGAAGTTTGGAGGTTTAAGTTATTCAACTCAAAGTGTTGGTGAAATTCTAACAATTACAG GATGTGGACTTTTAGTTTTCCAACTATTTTTGTATCCATTTGTGGAGAAGATGCTCGGCCCAATTAACATTGCTCGAATTTCAGGA ATATTGTCAATACCTCTGCTGACAAGCTACCCCTATATAGCGATGCTATCTGGAATTGCCCTTGCAGTTGTCCTCAATTGTGCAATACTGTTGAAAAGCGTCTTATCT ACCTCCATTATCACTGGTTTGTTCATACTTCAGAATAATGCTGTG GAACAACACCAAAGAGGTGCTGCTAATGGCATTGCCATGACAGCAATGTCATTGTTCAAAGCTGTAGGTCCAGCTGGTGGAGGTGCAAT CCTTTCTTGGGCACAAAAGCGTCAGCATGCTGCCTTCTTTCCAG ATTTCAGGAATCTTCTCAATCAGAAGCAGCAGCCTTATGGGTGCTAG
- the LOC113732579 gene encoding protein ZINC INDUCED FACILITATOR-LIKE 1-like isoform X2 produces the protein MANNGLQETLLKKQYHENCPGCVVDEMKERQEGVPIKKLLTMGTIVLSAALPIASLYPFLYFMIRDFHIAKREEDINFYAGYVGASYMLGRTLTSIFWGVVADRYGRKPVIFTGVIAIFVFNTLFGLSLNFWMAIGTRFLLGALNGLLGPMKAYASEICHHKYQAVALSSISASWAIGLITGPALGGFLAQPAEKYPATFSPNSIFGRFPYFLPCLCISLFALIGAICCFWLPETLHMHPCNSSPSESYDALEAALPKFNWKTETKDGRETASAKSLLKNWPLMSSIIVYCIFSLHDMAYSEICSLWAESPRKFGGLSYSTQSVGEILTITGCGLLVFQLFLYPFVEKMLGPINIARISGILSIPLLTSYPYIAMLSGIALAVVLNCAILLKSVLSTSIITGLFILQNNAVEQHQRGAANGIAMTAMSLFKAVGPAGGGAILSWAQKRQHAAFFPGVHLVFFILNVIEAIGVLMTFKPFLADWSQYESQN, from the exons atgGCAAACAATGGGCTCCAAGAAACACTGCTGAAGAAACAGTACCATGAGAACTGCCCTGGTTGTGTGGTGGATGAGATGAAGGAGAGGCAGGAAGGTGTGCCCATCAAGAAGCTTTTAACCATGGGGACCATTGTGCTATCTGCAG CACTACCAATTGCATCTCTTTAtccatttctttattttatg ATAAGAGATTTCCATATTGCAAAGAGGGAGGAAGATATCAATTTTTATGCAGGCTATGTTG GTGCCTCATATATGCTTGGAAGAACTCTGACTTCCATATTTTGGGGAGTAGTGGCTGATCGATATGGTCGAAAACCTGTCATATTCACAGGGGTTATCGCTAT ATTTGTTTTCAATACTCTATTCGGTCTTAGTTTGAACTTCTGGATGGCAATTGGTACAAGGTTTCTGCTTGGTGCATTGAACGGTTTACTCGGACCAATGAAG GCATATGCAAGTGAGATTTGCCATCACAAGTATCAAGCTGTGGCACTCTCCTCT ATCAGTGCATCGTGGGCCATAGGTTTGATCACTGGCCCAGCTTTGGGAGGTTTTCTTGCACAG CCCGCAGAAAAATATCCTGCCACATTTTCTCCAAATTCTATCTTTGGCAG atTTCCATACTTCCTGCCGTGCCTTTGCATATCGCTCTTTGCATTAATTGGGGCAATTTGTTGTTTTTGGCTACCG GAGACGTTGCATATGCACCCTTGTAATAGTTCACCTTCTGAATCATATGATGCTTTGGAGGCTGCACTACCAAAATTCAACTGGAAAACAGAAACAAAAGATGGAAGAGAAACTGCTTCTGCAAAAAGTCTCTTGAAGAATTGGCCATTAATGTCATCCATaatagtatattgcattttctCCCTTCATGATATGGCTTATTCAGAG ATATGTTCATTATGGGCAGAAAGCCCCAGGAAGTTTGGAGGTTTAAGTTATTCAACTCAAAGTGTTGGTGAAATTCTAACAATTACAG GATGTGGACTTTTAGTTTTCCAACTATTTTTGTATCCATTTGTGGAGAAGATGCTCGGCCCAATTAACATTGCTCGAATTTCAGGA ATATTGTCAATACCTCTGCTGACAAGCTACCCCTATATAGCGATGCTATCTGGAATTGCCCTTGCAGTTGTCCTCAATTGTGCAATACTGTTGAAAAGCGTCTTATCT ACCTCCATTATCACTGGTTTGTTCATACTTCAGAATAATGCTGTG GAACAACACCAAAGAGGTGCTGCTAATGGCATTGCCATGACAGCAATGTCATTGTTCAAAGCTGTAGGTCCAGCTGGTGGAGGTGCAAT CCTTTCTTGGGCACAAAAGCGTCAGCATGCTGCCTTCTTTCCAG GTGTACACTTAGTCTTCTTCATCTTGAATGTAATTGAGGCAATCGGAGTATTGATGACCTTCAAACCATTTTTAGCTGACTGGAGTCAATATGAGTCGCAGAATTGA